The following coding sequences lie in one Rutidosis leptorrhynchoides isolate AG116_Rl617_1_P2 chromosome 4, CSIRO_AGI_Rlap_v1, whole genome shotgun sequence genomic window:
- the LOC139844262 gene encoding 16.9 kDa class I heat shock protein 1-like, with the protein MSKPHMITTLFILITITTLIVVNLPTKTEALIPYNRPLWDTIVPFEDPFRILEHNPLDHLTKNMDTINLARADWKETSTHHVITLDVPGIKREEIKIEVEDNRVLKVSGERKEVAEGEGDKWHRAERTSGKFWRQFRLPGSADMDKISAHLEDGVLKVMVPKVAQEKRQPKVIDIMGKDGVGEDVKTTKSSAAA; encoded by the coding sequence ATGTCAAAACCACATATGATCACAACCCTTTTCATCCTAATTACAATTACAACCTTGATAGTTGTGAATTTACCAACCAAAACTGAAGCTTTAATACCATATAACAGACCCTTGTGGGACACCATAGTCCCATTCGAGGATCCATTCAGGATCCTCGAACACAATCCACTTGATCATTTAACGAAAAACATGGACACAATAAACCTAGCACGTGCAGATTGGAAGGAAACATCCACACATCACGTGATCACCCTAGATGTACCCGGGATAAAAAGAGAGGAAATCAAGATTGAAGTGGAAGATAATAGGGTGTTGAAAGTAAGTGGAGAAAGGAAGGAGGTGGCAGAAGGTGAAGGTGACAAATGGCATAGAGCTGAGAGGACAAGTGGCAAGTTTTGGAGGCAGTTTAGGTTACCAGGAAGTGCTGACATGGACAAAATAAGTGCTCATCTTGAAGATGGTGTGTTGAAGGTAATGGTGCCTAAAGTGGCTCAAGAAAAGAGGCAACCAAAGGTTATTGATATCATGGGGAAAGATGGTGTTGGTGAAGATGTTAAAACAACTAAATCTAGTGCTGCTGCTTGA